In Leptodesmis sichuanensis A121, the following are encoded in one genomic region:
- a CDS encoding DEAD/DEAH box helicase, which yields MAILHGSWLLQSPQQTRLAATTAEAVAAGQGSLFIWGEVWRRVTSDSLPNQTLEDETTPPDHPPLHPYAMSRLELMEFLNELQQTGHLRLPALQTLANTVNPAAAKRSRKGSRSTSVTPAPSCLTSPTSIGWHQHTLAVPSFVAEGELESGDRLVILPQLSAAPETQESLFLHPWQVEGLRLPVGEAIQFLNSLPLGAVKTEESFLGGDLRFWSHVARWSLDLLARSKFLPGLGIRDRRSEIGDREEAADSDRFWVGWEPLLDSAVDQVRLLHFSDRMPVACRMYAGNSSLVIGHSSLAEDKEQRTKDKGQSKIQNPKSKIQHSPLAVNLPAVPQTLLQAFLQSTLDAQIRQVARTSPVPESLEASTRGEGRWTIASAVHTWLRALSQETSEIAGAGLEDLQLALQNWTAPLQSRRSESLFQTCLYLHPPQYGQTQWRLEYCLQAIDDPEFLIDASTIWNNPVERFMYRGRTIIQPQETFLMGLGLASRLYPPIEPSLQESRPQFCMLTPLQAYDFLKSTAWRLQDSGLGVVVPPSLASQGGWANRLGLKIQAQTGKLKQGQRLGLQSLLNFRWELTIGGQSISKEEFDRLVALNTPLVEINGEWVELRPQDIRAAQNFFASRKDQPALSLEDALRISTGDTQMIEKLPVVSFEASGALEELINTLSGKRTLEPIATPASFRGELRPYQSRGVGWLAFLEQWSLGACLADDMGLGKTIQLIAFLLHLKEQGTLEKPTLLICPTSVLGNWEREVKKFGPSLKVLQHHGDGRPKGKDFAKAVKGKDLVISSYALVYRDLQDLQTVSWQGIVLDEAQNIKNPDAKQSQAVRQLAAQFRIALTGTPVENRLSELWSILDFLNPGYLGPKNFFQRRFATPIERYGDTASLQTLRSLVQPFILRRLKTDREIIQDLPEKQEMTIFCGLSEEQASLYQHVVDQSLADIEAAQGIQRKGIILALLTKLKQICDHPDLFLKGAGDQESKVRSQELGISSTPHTPHPTPHSFQSRSGKLKRLEEMLEEVMAEGDRALIFTQFAEWGKLLKAHLERQLGRETLFLYGSTPKKQREAMVDRFQHDPQGPRLFILSLKAGGVGLNLTRANHVFHFDRWWNPAVENQATDRVFRIGQTRNVQVHKFVCSGTLEEKIHDLIESKKALAEQVVGAGENWLTELNTDQLRDLLLLDRSAIIGEE from the coding sequence ATGGCCATCTTACACGGTAGTTGGTTGCTTCAGTCCCCCCAGCAGACCCGATTGGCTGCTACTACAGCAGAAGCAGTAGCGGCTGGTCAGGGAAGTTTGTTCATTTGGGGAGAAGTCTGGCGGAGAGTCACTTCGGATAGCTTGCCCAATCAGACCCTGGAAGATGAGACTACCCCTCCTGACCATCCCCCCCTTCATCCCTATGCCATGAGCCGCCTGGAATTGATGGAGTTTCTCAATGAGTTGCAACAAACAGGCCATTTGCGATTACCAGCACTTCAGACTTTGGCGAACACGGTGAACCCTGCTGCTGCCAAACGATCGCGCAAGGGGTCCCGTTCTACCTCCGTCACCCCTGCCCCATCTTGCCTCACGTCCCCCACCTCCATCGGCTGGCACCAACACACCCTGGCAGTTCCCTCCTTTGTGGCTGAAGGAGAGCTTGAAAGCGGCGATCGGCTGGTGATTTTGCCCCAACTATCTGCCGCTCCTGAAACTCAAGAATCATTATTCCTTCATCCCTGGCAGGTGGAAGGCTTGCGTTTGCCCGTCGGAGAAGCCATCCAATTTCTCAATTCCTTACCTCTAGGTGCAGTCAAGACGGAGGAGTCGTTTCTGGGAGGCGATTTGCGCTTCTGGTCCCATGTGGCTCGCTGGAGCCTGGATCTGCTGGCTCGATCGAAGTTTTTGCCGGGATTGGGGATTAGAGATCGGAGATCGGAGATCGGAGATCGGGAAGAGGCGGCTGATAGCGATCGGTTTTGGGTAGGGTGGGAGCCGTTGTTGGATAGTGCGGTGGATCAGGTGAGGTTGCTGCATTTTAGCGATCGTATGCCTGTGGCCTGTCGGATGTATGCAGGAAATTCGTCATTGGTCATTGGTCATTCGTCATTGGCAGAAGACAAAGAACAAAGGACAAAGGACAAAGGACAATCCAAAATCCAAAATCCAAAATCTAAAATCCAACATTCTCCTCTGGCAGTTAATCTTCCAGCAGTTCCCCAAACCCTGTTGCAAGCTTTTCTGCAAAGTACGCTGGATGCTCAGATTCGTCAGGTTGCACGCACTTCTCCAGTTCCGGAGAGCCTGGAAGCCAGTACTCGCGGAGAGGGACGTTGGACGATCGCCTCTGCGGTTCACACCTGGTTACGCGCACTCAGTCAGGAGACCTCTGAAATCGCAGGGGCGGGATTGGAGGATTTGCAACTGGCATTGCAAAACTGGACGGCTCCATTACAGTCCCGTCGCTCTGAGAGTTTGTTTCAGACCTGTTTGTATTTGCATCCGCCTCAGTATGGTCAGACCCAGTGGCGACTGGAGTACTGCTTGCAGGCGATCGACGATCCAGAGTTTTTGATCGATGCATCGACGATCTGGAACAATCCGGTAGAGCGGTTCATGTATCGAGGACGAACCATTATCCAGCCGCAGGAAACCTTTTTGATGGGACTGGGATTAGCCTCCCGCCTTTATCCTCCCATCGAACCCAGCTTACAGGAATCCCGACCACAATTCTGTATGCTGACCCCGTTGCAAGCCTACGATTTTCTCAAAAGTACGGCCTGGCGCTTGCAGGATAGTGGCTTGGGGGTGGTGGTACCTCCCAGTCTGGCCAGTCAGGGGGGGTGGGCAAACCGTCTGGGATTGAAGATTCAAGCGCAAACGGGAAAACTCAAGCAGGGCCAACGACTAGGCTTACAAAGTTTGCTCAACTTCCGCTGGGAACTCACCATTGGCGGACAGAGCATTTCCAAAGAAGAGTTCGATCGCCTGGTAGCCCTCAACACTCCCCTTGTGGAAATTAATGGCGAGTGGGTGGAATTGCGACCTCAAGATATCCGAGCCGCGCAGAACTTCTTCGCCAGTCGCAAGGATCAGCCCGCGCTCTCTCTGGAAGATGCGCTGCGCATCAGTACGGGCGACACCCAGATGATTGAAAAGCTACCCGTGGTCAGTTTTGAAGCATCCGGGGCACTGGAAGAACTGATCAATACCCTGAGTGGGAAGCGGACGTTAGAGCCGATCGCCACCCCCGCAAGCTTCCGAGGAGAGTTGCGCCCTTATCAGTCCCGTGGCGTGGGCTGGCTGGCGTTTCTGGAACAGTGGAGCCTGGGAGCCTGTTTAGCTGACGACATGGGCTTAGGAAAAACCATTCAACTGATTGCCTTTCTGTTGCATTTGAAAGAGCAAGGCACACTGGAAAAACCGACCTTGCTCATCTGTCCCACCTCTGTCCTGGGTAACTGGGAACGGGAGGTGAAGAAATTCGGCCCCAGCCTGAAAGTTCTGCAACATCATGGAGACGGACGACCCAAAGGCAAAGACTTCGCCAAAGCCGTGAAAGGCAAGGATCTGGTAATCAGCAGCTATGCCCTGGTCTATCGGGATTTGCAGGACTTGCAAACTGTTTCCTGGCAGGGAATTGTCCTGGATGAAGCCCAAAACATCAAAAATCCCGACGCAAAGCAATCGCAAGCCGTCCGCCAGTTGGCAGCCCAGTTTCGCATTGCCTTAACCGGAACCCCCGTGGAAAATCGGCTGTCTGAACTCTGGTCAATTCTCGATTTCCTGAATCCCGGTTACCTCGGACCAAAAAACTTCTTCCAACGCCGCTTTGCCACTCCCATCGAACGCTACGGCGATACCGCCTCCCTGCAAACTCTGCGATCGCTCGTCCAGCCCTTCATCCTGCGTCGTCTGAAAACCGATCGAGAGATCATCCAGGATCTGCCCGAAAAGCAAGAAATGACCATCTTCTGCGGCCTTTCCGAAGAACAAGCCTCCCTCTACCAGCACGTCGTTGATCAATCCCTTGCCGATATCGAAGCCGCTCAGGGGATCCAGCGCAAAGGCATTATCCTGGCCCTTCTGACTAAACTGAAGCAGATTTGCGATCATCCTGACCTTTTCCTCAAGGGGGCAGGGGATCAGGAGTCAAAAGTCAGGAGTCAGGAATTGGGGATTAGCTCCACACCCCACACCCCACACCCCACACCCCACTCATTTCAGTCCCGCTCCGGCAAACTCAAACGCCTGGAAGAAATGCTGGAAGAGGTGATGGCGGAAGGCGATCGTGCCCTTATCTTCACCCAGTTCGCCGAGTGGGGCAAGTTGCTGAAAGCCCACCTGGAGCGGCAATTAGGACGGGAAACCCTATTCCTTTATGGCAGCACCCCCAAGAAACAACGGGAAGCCATGGTCGATCGCTTCCAGCACGATCCGCAGGGGCCACGACTGTTCATTCTGTCCCTGAAAGCGGGAGGCGTAGGCTTAAACCTGACCCGCGCCAATCACGTCTTCCACTTCGATCGCTGGTGGAATCCTGCTGTGGAGAATCAGGCGACCGATCGGGTATTCCGTATTGGCCAAACCCGCAATGTGCAGGTTCATAAATTCGTCTGCTCCGGCACACTGGAAGAAAAAATTCATGACCTGATCGAGAGCAAAAAGGCGTTAGCAGAACAGGTCGTTGGGG
- a CDS encoding polyribonucleotide nucleotidyltransferase, which yields MEEIEKSISFDGRDIRLKIGLLAPQAGGAVLIQSEETAVLVAATRAEAREGIDFLPLLVDYEERMYAAGRIPGGFLRREGRPPEKAVLISRLIDRPLRPLFPSWLRDDIQVVATTLSLDERVPPDVLAVTGASIAVLLAKIPFNGPMAAVRVGLVGDDFVINPTYKEIEEGDLDLVVAGSPEGVIMVEAGANQLPEQDMIEAIDFGYEAVRDLIQAQREILAELGIDLVQEAPPEVDKTLENFIRDRVTAPVKEILGRFEKDKHVRDAALDEVKESVKVAIEALPDDDPVKVAASADEKALSNVFKEVTKFLMRRQVVEDGVRVDGRKLDEVRPISCQTGILPPRVHGNALFNRGQTQVLSVATLGTPGDAQELDDLHPDEQKRYLHHYNMPPYSVGETKPMRSPGRREIGHGALAERALVPVLPPKEEFPYVIRVVSEVLSSNGSTSMGSVCGSTLALMDAGVPITKPVSGAAMGLIKEGDEIRILTDIQGIEDFLGDMDFKVAGTESGITALQLDMKINGLPMEVIAKAIQQAKPARLHILSKMLEAINKPRTELSPYAPRLMTIKIDPELIGMIIGPGGKTIKGITEETGAKIDIEDDGTVTISAVDGEKAKRAKGIIQGMTRKLNAGDVYAGRVTRIIPIGAFVEFLPGKEGMIHISQLADYRVGKVEDEVSVGDEVIVKVREIDSRGRINLTRLGIHPDEATAAREAAALK from the coding sequence ATGGAAGAAATTGAAAAGTCGATATCCTTTGATGGACGGGATATTCGGCTGAAGATTGGCTTACTGGCTCCACAGGCGGGCGGTGCCGTGTTAATACAGTCTGAAGAAACAGCAGTGTTAGTAGCGGCGACGCGTGCCGAAGCAAGAGAAGGAATTGATTTCCTACCCCTATTAGTGGATTACGAAGAACGGATGTATGCTGCCGGACGCATCCCCGGAGGATTTTTGCGTCGGGAAGGTCGTCCGCCAGAAAAAGCTGTCTTGATTAGCCGTTTAATTGACCGTCCTTTGCGTCCCTTGTTCCCCAGTTGGCTGCGGGACGATATTCAGGTGGTGGCGACGACCCTCTCCCTGGACGAACGGGTGCCTCCCGATGTGCTGGCAGTTACCGGAGCTTCGATCGCCGTCCTGCTGGCCAAAATTCCCTTTAACGGGCCGATGGCCGCGGTTCGTGTGGGCTTAGTGGGTGATGATTTTGTCATCAACCCGACCTACAAGGAAATCGAAGAAGGCGATCTGGATCTGGTGGTGGCTGGCTCTCCGGAAGGGGTAATCATGGTGGAAGCGGGAGCCAATCAGTTACCGGAACAGGACATGATCGAAGCGATCGATTTTGGCTACGAAGCCGTGCGCGATTTAATCCAGGCTCAACGAGAGATTTTGGCTGAGTTGGGTATTGATCTGGTACAGGAGGCCCCCCCAGAAGTAGACAAAACCCTGGAAAACTTCATTCGCGATCGGGTCACCGCCCCTGTCAAAGAAATCCTGGGTCGGTTCGAGAAGGACAAGCACGTCCGGGATGCGGCACTGGATGAAGTGAAGGAGTCGGTGAAAGTGGCCATTGAGGCACTGCCTGACGACGACCCGGTGAAAGTAGCGGCCTCTGCAGACGAAAAGGCGTTAAGCAACGTCTTTAAAGAGGTCACCAAGTTCCTGATGCGTCGCCAGGTGGTTGAAGATGGCGTGCGGGTGGATGGTCGCAAATTGGATGAAGTGCGGCCTATTTCCTGTCAGACGGGAATTCTACCGCCCCGGGTGCATGGCAATGCGTTGTTCAACCGGGGACAAACGCAAGTCCTGTCTGTGGCCACCCTGGGAACACCGGGAGATGCCCAGGAACTGGATGACTTGCATCCGGATGAGCAAAAGCGGTATCTGCATCATTACAATATGCCGCCCTACTCTGTGGGAGAAACGAAGCCGATGCGATCGCCCGGACGACGGGAAATTGGTCACGGTGCTCTCGCGGAACGGGCCTTAGTCCCGGTGCTGCCGCCTAAAGAGGAATTCCCTTACGTGATTCGGGTCGTTTCCGAGGTACTGTCCTCTAACGGCTCCACCTCCATGGGTTCTGTGTGCGGTTCTACGCTGGCCCTGATGGATGCCGGAGTCCCCATCACCAAACCGGTTAGCGGTGCGGCGATGGGTCTGATCAAAGAAGGTGACGAAATTCGCATTCTCACCGATATTCAGGGCATCGAAGACTTCCTGGGCGACATGGACTTCAAAGTGGCGGGAACCGAAAGCGGGATTACCGCCCTGCAGCTGGATATGAAGATCAACGGCTTACCGATGGAGGTCATCGCCAAAGCCATCCAACAGGCCAAACCTGCCCGTCTGCATATTCTCAGCAAGATGCTGGAGGCCATCAACAAACCCCGCACCGAACTGTCTCCCTATGCCCCCCGGTTGATGACCATCAAGATCGACCCCGAATTGATCGGGATGATTATCGGCCCCGGTGGCAAGACGATTAAGGGCATTACCGAGGAAACCGGAGCCAAGATCGACATTGAAGATGATGGTACGGTGACGATCTCGGCAGTGGATGGCGAAAAAGCGAAACGAGCCAAGGGGATTATCCAGGGCATGACTCGCAAGCTGAATGCTGGCGATGTGTATGCTGGACGGGTGACTCGGATTATTCCGATCGGTGCCTTTGTGGAATTTCTACCAGGCAAGGAAGGCATGATCCACATTTCTCAATTGGCGGACTACCGGGTTGGCAAAGTTGAGGATGAAGTCTCCGTCGGCGATGAGGTAATCGTCAAAGTGCGGGAGATTGACAGTCGCGGTCGAATTAACCTGACCCGTCTGGGCATCCACCCCGATGAGGCGACTGCAGCACGGGAAGCCGCTGCCCTCAAGTAG